The Desulfovibrio sp. G11 region TTGAGCCATCATACTACACTCTTCTCTCAACTGCTATCCCTGATACCGGGACATGTTTTTGAAAAACTCGAACGCAAGCACAAAACTGGCCGCTCTTCACGCCAATTTGGATTCAAGGAGCAATTCACCGTCATGGCCTTTATCCAACTCGCTGCAAGGCGCTCTTTACGCGATGGGCTTCGCGCCTTGGAGGCGGCCAAGAGACGGCTGTATCACCTCGGCTTGAAATCAGTAGCGCGTTCCACGGTTGCCGATGCCAACAATTCAAGGCCTGTGGAATTTTTCAAAGACCTGTTCGCTGAAATGTATGGCCTGTGCCATCTTCGTGCGCCTCGTCACAAATTCCGCTTCAAGTGCAAGCTGTACAGCATGGACGCCACCACCATCAGCCTATGCCTGTCCATCTTTCCCTGGGCGTCGTTCCGGCGGAACAAGGCTGGCGTGAAAGTAAATACCGTGCTTGACCACGATGGCTACATTCCCGCTTTTCTCGATATCAACAATGCCAAAACCCACGAAAGCCGCATGGCCAAAAGTCTTTCATTGCCAAAGGGTTCCATCGTCACCTTCGATAAAGGCTATATCTGCTATTCCTGGTTTCGCATGTTGACCGCGAAGGGCATTTTCTTCGTAACCCGACTGAAGAGCAATGCTGCCTATAAGCTCGTTGATCGCCGCGCCGTAGACCGGAAAACCGGGGTCACGTCCGATCACATCATTGACGTGAGCAGCCGGGGAAAAACCACTCGTCTACGCAGAATCGGCTATCGCGATGCGAAAACCGGCAAACGGTACGAATTTTTGACCAACCATTTCCGCCTGTCCGCCAAGACAATTGCTGATATCTATAAAGAACGCTGGCAAATTGAAATATTCTTCCGCGAAGTCAAACAAAATCTGCAT contains the following coding sequences:
- a CDS encoding IS4 family transposase, giving the protein MPHKEILDLSHHTTLFSQLLSLIPGHVFEKLERKHKTGRSSRQFGFKEQFTVMAFIQLAARRSLRDGLRALEAAKRRLYHLGLKSVARSTVADANNSRPVEFFKDLFAEMYGLCHLRAPRHKFRFKCKLYSMDATTISLCLSIFPWASFRRNKAGVKVNTVLDHDGYIPAFLDINNAKTHESRMAKSLSLPKGSIVTFDKGYICYSWFRMLTAKGIFFVTRLKSNAAYKLVDRRAVDRKTGVTSDHIIDVSSRGKTTRLRRIGYRDAKTGKRYEFLTNHFRLSAKTIADIYKERWQIEIFFREVKQNLHIKSFVGRSENAVHIQIYTALTVYLLLAYQKFLSKLGLSVQQLFELICLNLFGKDSLEELLNPRRRKTINTYSYSLLAMGA